In a single window of the Flavobacterium ammoniigenes genome:
- a CDS encoding NAD-dependent epimerase/dehydratase family protein, which produces MKIIITGATGFIGKNLIKYLNEFHEIIPISIRYQVKQQLVLNSTGIIHLAGKVHDLKKVDNPQDYYEANFELTKQLYDSFLNSSATVFVFLSSVKASADEVGGILIENVQPNPKTHYGKSKLLAENYILNKDLPEGKRVYIMRPTMIYGDGNKGNLNLLYRLVDKGFPWPLGAFENQRSFCSIENLCFVTNEILMNESIPSGIYNLADDGSISTNQLISLIAKSKNKKEIILRLPKKIILFLANIGDIFKLPLNTERLNKLTESYVVSNNKIVTAIGKPLPVKTEEGLMHTFKTYKK; this is translated from the coding sequence ATGAAAATTATTATAACAGGTGCCACGGGATTTATAGGAAAGAATCTTATTAAATATCTTAATGAATTTCATGAAATAATTCCTATAAGTATTCGATATCAAGTTAAACAGCAACTTGTTCTAAATTCAACAGGAATAATTCATTTAGCAGGTAAGGTCCACGATTTAAAAAAAGTTGATAATCCTCAAGATTATTATGAAGCTAATTTTGAATTAACCAAACAACTTTATGATTCTTTTCTGAATTCAAGTGCAACTGTTTTTGTATTTCTAAGTTCGGTCAAAGCGTCAGCAGATGAAGTAGGTGGAATATTAATTGAAAATGTTCAACCAAATCCAAAGACACATTACGGGAAGTCAAAATTATTAGCTGAGAATTATATTTTAAATAAAGATCTTCCAGAGGGTAAGCGTGTCTATATAATGCGGCCAACTATGATTTATGGGGATGGTAACAAAGGAAATTTAAATTTATTATATCGTTTGGTAGATAAAGGTTTTCCATGGCCATTAGGCGCTTTTGAGAACCAACGTTCGTTTTGTAGTATTGAAAATTTATGTTTTGTTACCAATGAAATATTAATGAATGAAAGCATACCATCAGGTATATATAATTTGGCAGATGATGGTTCTATTTCAACAAATCAACTAATTAGTCTAATTGCGAAGTCAAAGAATAAAAAAGAAATTATCTTGAGACTTCCAAAAAAAATAATACTATTTTTAGCCAATATTGGAGATATTTTTAAATTACCTCTTAATACAGAACGATTAAATAAATTAACTGAAAGTTATGTAGTCAGTAATAATAAAATAGTTACCGCAATAGGTAAACCTTTGCCGGTTAAGACAGAAGAAGGCTTAATGCATACATTTAAAACATATAAAAAGTAA
- the gmd gene encoding GDP-mannose 4,6-dehydratase, with translation MKVALITGITGQDGSYLAELLLEKGYQVHGVKRRASSFNTQRIDHIYQDQHEVHINFKLHYGDLTDSTNIIRIIQEVQPDEIYNLGAMSHVKVSFDSPEYVANVDGIGTLRILEAVRILGLEKKTRIYQASTSELYGGLAENKNEKGLYDEHSPFYPRSPYGVAKIYGFWITKNYREAYNMFACNGILFNHESPRRGETFVTRKITMATAAIALGEQDCLYLGNLDAQRDWGHAKDYVEAMWRILQQDKPEDYVIAMGETTYVRDFVRMAFGELGIEIEFRGKGVDEKGYVKACNNLEFQIEIGKQVIAVDPQYFRPTEVDLLIGDPTKSKRQLGWVPQYDLAGLVSEMVTSDVERVKREMMLQQNGFRA, from the coding sequence ATGAAAGTAGCCCTAATTACAGGAATTACAGGTCAAGACGGTTCGTACTTGGCGGAATTATTATTAGAAAAAGGATATCAAGTGCATGGAGTGAAAAGAAGGGCTTCTTCATTCAATACACAACGTATTGATCATATTTATCAAGATCAACATGAAGTCCATATAAATTTTAAATTACATTATGGCGATTTGACTGATTCTACTAATATTATTCGAATTATTCAAGAAGTGCAACCAGATGAGATATACAACCTTGGGGCTATGAGTCATGTGAAAGTGTCCTTCGATTCCCCTGAGTATGTGGCTAATGTGGATGGAATAGGTACTTTACGTATTTTAGAAGCGGTTCGTATTTTAGGCTTAGAAAAGAAAACGCGAATTTATCAAGCTTCCACCTCTGAATTGTATGGAGGTTTAGCCGAAAATAAAAATGAAAAAGGATTATATGATGAACATTCTCCATTCTATCCTCGTTCTCCTTATGGAGTTGCTAAGATTTATGGTTTTTGGATTACTAAAAACTATAGAGAAGCCTACAATATGTTTGCTTGTAATGGAATTTTGTTTAATCACGAATCACCCCGAAGAGGTGAAACCTTTGTGACAAGAAAAATTACCATGGCAACTGCTGCTATTGCTTTGGGGGAACAAGATTGTTTGTATTTAGGGAATTTGGATGCCCAACGCGATTGGGGACATGCTAAAGATTATGTAGAAGCCATGTGGCGTATTTTACAGCAAGACAAGCCGGAAGATTATGTAATTGCTATGGGAGAAACTACCTATGTAAGAGATTTTGTGAGAATGGCTTTTGGTGAGTTAGGAATTGAAATTGAATTCAGAGGTAAAGGAGTTGATGAAAAAGGGTATGTTAAGGCATGTAATAATCTTGAATTTCAAATTGAAATTGGTAAGCAAGTAATTGCGGTTGACCCTCAATATTTCCGTCCAACCGAAGTCGATTTATTAATTGGCGATCCAACCAAATCCAAAAGACAATTAGGCTGGGTACCGCAATATGATTTAGCAGGTTTAGTTAGTGAGATGGTAACTTCAGATGTTGAACGAGTAAAAAGAGAAATGATGTTACAACAAAATGGCTTTAGAGCTTAA
- a CDS encoding GDP-L-fucose synthase family protein, giving the protein MEKLSKIYIAGHRGMVGSSILRALQLKGYSNFLLKTSAELDLRNQQAVADFFAYEKPDYVFLAAAKVGGIVANNTYRADFIYENMMIQSNVIHQAYLNGVKKLLFLGSSCIYPKLAMQPLKEEYLLTGLLEPTNEPYAIAKIAGIKMCDAYREQYGCNFISVMPTNLYGPNDNYDLNNSHVLPALLRKFITAKNNGDAAVIIWGTGSPLREFLHADDLADACLYLMETHNESGLVNIGVGEDVSILDLAKMVKQIVGFEGKIITDTSKPDGTPRKLMDVSKLTNLGWKASISLDEGIKKVYEEIKDRDWSK; this is encoded by the coding sequence ATGGAAAAATTGTCAAAAATATACATTGCAGGGCATCGTGGAATGGTAGGTTCCTCCATCTTAAGAGCATTGCAATTGAAGGGATATAGTAATTTTTTACTAAAGACTTCTGCGGAATTAGATTTGAGAAATCAACAAGCTGTTGCTGATTTTTTTGCCTATGAAAAACCGGATTATGTCTTTTTAGCTGCTGCCAAAGTGGGAGGTATTGTTGCTAATAATACTTATAGAGCCGATTTCATATATGAAAATATGATGATACAATCCAATGTGATTCATCAGGCGTATTTGAATGGAGTGAAAAAGTTATTGTTTTTAGGTTCGTCCTGTATATATCCTAAATTAGCAATGCAACCTTTGAAAGAAGAATACCTGCTAACAGGATTGTTAGAGCCAACCAATGAACCTTATGCGATTGCTAAAATTGCAGGAATTAAAATGTGTGATGCCTATCGGGAACAATACGGATGTAATTTTATCTCGGTGATGCCAACGAATTTGTATGGTCCAAATGATAATTACGATTTGAATAATTCCCACGTTTTGCCCGCATTGTTACGAAAATTTATTACTGCAAAAAATAATGGAGATGCAGCAGTTATTATTTGGGGAACCGGTAGTCCTTTACGTGAGTTTTTACATGCGGATGATTTGGCTGACGCTTGTTTGTATTTAATGGAAACGCACAATGAGTCTGGATTAGTGAATATTGGTGTTGGAGAAGATGTTTCCATCTTGGATTTAGCTAAAATGGTGAAACAAATTGTTGGCTTTGAAGGAAAAATTATAACTGATACTTCCAAGCCCGATGGAACACCGCGTAAGTTGATGGATGTGTCGAAGTTGACTAATCTGGGTTGGAAAGCGTCTATTAGTTTAGACGAAGGAATCAAGAAGGTTTATGAAGAAATAAAAGACCGTGATTGGTCTAAATAA
- a CDS encoding phosphoheptose isomerase yields MIFENIQNQLEANQFEIVSKDHNRPWGGFFVIAEQQAQQFANQYFDGLEVSTLKRGGALSPKILVVAPEKRLSWQYHHRRAEIWRVIQGQAGVKRSANDAEGELELLNVGDTITLQLGERHRLIGLDDYAVIAEIWQHTDANHPSDEDDIVRVQDDFGR; encoded by the coding sequence ATGATATTTGAAAACATACAAAACCAATTAGAAGCGAATCAATTTGAAATCGTTTCAAAAGATCATAACCGCCCTTGGGGTGGTTTTTTCGTAATTGCTGAACAGCAAGCGCAACAATTTGCCAATCAGTATTTTGACGGCTTGGAGGTGTCTACCTTAAAAAGAGGTGGAGCATTGAGTCCGAAAATATTAGTGGTAGCACCTGAGAAACGATTGTCCTGGCAGTACCACCACCGTAGAGCCGAGATATGGCGTGTTATCCAAGGTCAAGCTGGTGTCAAACGAAGTGCTAACGATGCAGAAGGCGAATTGGAACTATTGAATGTGGGAGATACGATTACTTTGCAACTAGGAGAACGTCATCGTTTAATAGGCTTGGATGATTATGCTGTAATCGCCGAGATTTGGCAGCATACGGATGCCAATCATCCTTCGGATGAAGATGATATTGTTCGGGTGCAGGATGATTTTGGAAGATAA
- a CDS encoding sugar transferase: protein MIRFFDFIFSLIGLVLLSPIVIVLLIIGYFDTGSPVFCQERVGKNKQPFNLYKFRSMHLDTKSVATHLANYSAVTKYGAFLRKSKLDELPQLWNVLLGDMSLVGPRPNLFNQEELIQERDSRGVYQVVPGITGLSQINKIDMSTPQLLAETDAVMTSQLTVIQYFYYIIATVLGKGSGDRMIK from the coding sequence ATGATTCGTTTTTTTGATTTTATTTTTTCTTTGATTGGACTAGTACTACTGAGTCCAATTGTTATTGTGTTACTAATTATTGGGTATTTTGATACGGGTTCACCTGTTTTTTGTCAAGAGCGTGTTGGCAAAAACAAGCAGCCATTTAATTTGTATAAATTTCGTTCCATGCATTTGGATACGAAATCGGTAGCGACGCATTTAGCGAATTACAGTGCGGTAACGAAATACGGTGCTTTTTTGCGCAAATCGAAACTAGATGAGTTGCCACAATTATGGAATGTCCTTTTAGGCGATATGAGTTTAGTAGGTCCACGACCTAATTTATTCAATCAAGAAGAATTAATTCAAGAGCGTGATAGCAGAGGAGTGTACCAAGTAGTTCCTGGAATTACTGGTTTGTCACAAATCAATAAAATAGACATGTCTACACCACAACTCCTAGCTGAAACTGATGCCGTAATGACCAGTCAATTGACAGTCATTCAGTATTTTTATTACATTATTGCTACGGTTTTGGGGAAAGGGTCTGGGGATAGAATGATCAAGTAA